The Danaus plexippus chromosome 12, MEX_DaPlex, whole genome shotgun sequence DNA window ACTTTCTTATTCACAACCCGCGTATCAATGATTTGACTATGcagataacaataaaatataaataggtatACAATCTTGAACGACCGTATGTctaatgtaaaaatgtaatgtcATTTCATTATTGACGGTTTGTTTCACTATAGTGTTCCTGAAAAATGTGACCAGTATTtttcttagaatatttataagctTTAGCATGAATTAttcgtatgtatataaaatgagtagtatataaaatatgtaactaGTCGGTTGATGTAAGAACAAGGtttgttatttacttaataaatgcTTTAACTCAATTGCACAAGTTTATTATggttaagaaaaacaaatgcTTAGACTCATAATAATAAGAACCAAATGTTTCAATCGCACATACATCTCACTCCATTTATTGTTGGTGATTCTAAATATTAAGCcagttagttattttatttaagatgaaATCTTCTTATCGTTAAgaggaaaaaattaacagttttgaaatatctgtcaataaaTAAAGGAACTCTTAACGTGAGTCCTATGACTGATAATGGAGGTAATGAATCTTCCATCATAATGAAGGTGAAAGTGAAGTTATGTCTGATTTACCCAAAAACGATAGATATTATGTAGCACTTAAAATCAAGATGTTTAgggcaataaaaaaaatacttactgATGACAATTCATGCCAATGTCAAAGtgaaaaaacatatatgtcATTTGTAAAAGTTCTTACTTCTTAGTTCGGTATTCATGAGGCCGTACAATCAACATAAAAGTTCTTTTCCTGTGTACCTATACAGctattaattagtaataagtattaaatatgaatgtttattttaatgtattattatgtacaaaaaggaattaaatacattttaaagtcattatacatttattattaaaacgaacTACCTCACTGTTGCAACAGAGTGCCTATAAATCTAATGAGTCATAAAAGATATGGCTAAAGTTTTAATGCTTGATAAGAATTAGCGTTAAAAATCTCTATACTTTCCATACATATTCgtcaaaatttttgaataagcGCTTATAAGGTTTGCAAAAATGTTGCGGGAGGCATTTATGGCTGGTATTTGGTCTTCAGCTGGCAGTACGTTGGGGAAACTGTCAGGGACTCCTGTGGTTGTAGTATGTTGATTTACTTTGCTAAAAACAcaaatgtttcattaaaaaattattcttctAAGTTATAATTTCATCATTCTCAGTGCAGTGtgcatcaaaattattaaatataaatatgaaatggaTTGTGTAATATTCTtacaaattattctttatttactataatatgtttattacagGGTGACAGTTACTTTTTATGGGCTGTGTTATTAATAAGCATGGTTTTAGTAAACACATGGGGCTGCCGATGCTACCTCAGATCATTAGATGCAGCTTCAAACTCTGTAGCCCCGACAGTTATATCTTCTGCATCCAGTTACATTTTGTCTGTAGGTCAATTGTAAtactacaataataaaatagagtgcttacataacatattttgtttatggaAAGTAAGAATATTTGTGATattgtagataaaaaatatattattaattacaggGTATCATTGGGGTGGCAATGTTTAATGAAGTTTCATCATTTAAATGGTGGCTTGGTACAGCTCTAATTATACAAGGCTTGGCATTAGTGGCTCGATCAAGGAAATGAGTCTTAATAGTAGTCTggaaatactttttttgtattataaatatagtattactTCAAGCTTgatatcatttaaaagtaaaaaatgaaGTGaaaggataaaataaaataaatatattattgtcactctcatatatttcgtttaaaatttatttatttaactacaaTGTCTCAcccaaagatatatattttattgacatgaAAGAGATGTCTATAgctttttctattatatgtaaataagatTTCGTTTTCTGTGTAATGTTTCTTAGGTTCCTGTTAGATCCtcgttgtattttatttattattattaatatcaaaagcaGACAAACTTGATTTGAGgctataatttgtttgtttgaattttattgtatgtgtatacagaaaaccattaaaaaagacgatatattttaatccaatGACAGATGTCATTATCCCATTTGACTTTTTTTAGTAACTGCTAAATAGGAGTTAATTATATAGGTCGGGGTTAGAACCAATTTTGACGTTTtttaaaagagtgacgtcagcataactgacgctactaatgactttattcttgactGTCGTCAGGCTCTAAGGCTGTTAAAGGTAACTCTCATAGCTGGTTTGATGAATCCTTTACTGCGAAGATGTCCGACCgctgcaacggctcgagcgagactatttttaatctctcgcctctatttataccaaccaaCACCTATTAATGTGACTACACTTGCACAGGTGGCTATGCAGGTGATAcctgataatttaaaatttaaaactaccctcaattGTTGATTATTCAATGAATAAGAATTGCGccgatttgttttatatattgagatattgacattttaaagagttaaatatcaaattagtgGGATGAAACGAGGACATTTGAAGTTTTTAGTTTggatattgataataattataaaaatgtaaagtataaataaacctTATCTATTAAATGATGGTTTTgaagaatataaaacataggTAACGATGGagtaaagcaatttttttatactttataatttctacAACGGCCTTTCTACTGAAAGTTTATACGCAAAATTCACAacgtactttatttttatagtgttGAGGCAAAACCAACAAATGCACTCCTCTACTAGTAATACGAGTAAAGtgtaatttaagtatattttaactcATAAActgtctatttattatttaaatgaattatttcttGGGACACcagataatattaacaaaatgaatGGCTTGGAGTGTACATAACTACGTACTAAACAACATCATTCTATGGAAGTTGGAACATCATTATGTCAAAAGCTTACCTAGTTTCGCGgtttttttaatcaactaATGGGCCTTTCAATCAAAGATACGTTTGTAACCTAAAGATAATGAAACTTCGCCATCAACGCTTTGATATAGCACTGGAACTAATCAGATGATTGGGTTATTCTCTTATGTTAATAAGATACCTAATTACTTGAGCGAAGTGCAGTTATTAAatctagaatattttctattaaatgtgTCGATTAatagtttatgttatatattttttgagatGCTACGAACTTGGCAAGCAATCTCTTGTCACTTAAGCGACGATTAAGATTCAATATGATCGCCAGCcacataaatcattataagtCCCTGAAATTCCTAAGGGATGTAGTTCTACCTCGAACGAACACattaaatacgttttatacCTATTTCACTTTATCGGCGGATTAGTTTTCGTTTTTATGTTGATATTAAttggtaataataataataaattagtaataaacGTACctatcgatttaaaaaaaatgtgctcattaaaatttatacctaCTTACTTCATGTAGATGTTTCcaatttaaagaatatcatctattgcaaaattattagttaatataGCGTTAAAAGTTTTCGTAGTAActattgttgaaatatttatattcatatttgtatattggcCAAttacttatgaaataaaataaaattatgataaattgaAACCACTGTGATTATGTTAAATGGATTTTAGTGGTATTTATAGTGTCTTGTATTGATTTAATCTTCGAAATATCATTAGTAATTCCAGAATCAATGAAGAATAGCAAGATGttgattaatagttttttaacgGAAATCGAAAATCTATATATCATGTAGTATCTGCcccaataattttcttattatttttcgtaaTCAAATAATGATTTTCGTTAGTTAAAATCCTAATGATGACAACATTGTCGTCAAATTTACTAGAGGAAAACACAAATAGGGTAGATGTAAGAAGATCATAATATACAAACGAAACGATtccagacaaaaaaaaaaatcagtattACCTACTCATAACAGATATTTCGCTATAactattaaagatttaaaaaaaaaaatacttctgaGCGTTGTtttctacattttataaaaattctctcTTTTAAAACCTAGATGAATTGCTCAGATTGTAAACCTAAATGAGCTAAGCGAACAGACCACAATggctatattaaaaataagtaacagATATTAAATAGTACAATAGTGCattgataacaataatttagttCTGTTTACGTATTTAATGAACTGCTGCAATCAAACCTTTAGCTATCAATCAGTACTAAGCAGGCGTCTAAATGAAAGAAACGGTACAGACATCATAAAGAGTCCATTtcccataaaataataataagctttttaaataaagaattccaTATTCGGCATTCATCACACCATCAAAAAATACGTTTACAATGCatgtgcgtgcgtgcgtgcaaGCATgcgtgtaatttaaatataactcccTCGTGTagaaattgaatatttcataatatttatttatacctaagtattataaaaaaaccacctacgattattattttttaagttccaAGCAGGCTtctttcatcatcatcaaataatatgcctattttcattttgatacAACATTTCGATAACGacaatctataaatataagccTTAAACTAAAACGTATAGATATCGAAAGCATTTTTAAGTAACTACCAGTTTAATTACACGTAACAGCAACTGCGTGTGTAATTTAGGTTTAAACAAGATTTTCTTGTATAACTACAgtgttgaatattaaaaatcatgaaTACCATGCGTGTTTGCATGAATAGATGCATTATATAGAGCACACTACTTGCGATTCATTGTGTGTGGTATCAAGGAaggacaaaatatattcaacataAGACTAGTTGGTTCATATTCCCGTATTAAAActcttgttatataatatgtttcttattatatattttaaacgtcaGTTCATCAGAGGCGGCAGGTCCTTTGTCGTATTATTTATAGGTAAGTCTTAAAAAACATGTCTACTGACAATGCAAAGCTTGTCAGAGTTCAAAGTTACAAAGGCTATATTCGTTTTCATATTCCAccattaatatacttttatatattttaataagttacatATATGATAGTTAACTATGTTAGAAAAAAGgagattatttgtatttgtgaGATAGTTAAGTGGACTAGTTATGGACTAGTTATGGACTAGtggatatttacattttataataatgttaaattaaaaattaaaagtgagtAAATGTTTTCgagttttcattaattcatatttattttactctatTATACAGAATTTTATGGAAGcactacatacaaaaaaaataaatataaaaaggagTATCGATATCGATGGCTGCGAGCGTCAAGCTCCGAAGGTTTATAGACGCAGTGAATCCCGGCCGTTTACCAGTAGCGCGGAGCCCTTGGTTGGGAGCGCACGTCCAGTTACAAAAAACAATTCCGAAGCCGCGAAATTATAACGATCAATAACACAAAGCCGCgtgcaaaataaaaacgtcagcattattatcaaaaacgAATCGCGTGCGTTCCAATTTTACCAGTAAATTACAGGTGTCAATTAAGATATCGATGATTTCGCGTGACAACCGGTGTCAACAATGTAGCCATAGTGACGCGCTCTGTTGACGTTTTGACACGATTAATTCTTTACGATAAtcacaatgaaaataatttatatgaaatatattaaatttcaatgtttgttatttttaaaaattggacAGAaccaattttaattgttaatttgttaataaatatagaagacGAAGCCAAAATGGGGAATGGTATGAATAAGGTAAGTGCAGAAAAACATATCTTTACCAAATGCTGCGGATTTTGGGAGCGTGTCAGGTTACGTAATGTGAACGTAGCTGTTGCGATCTATCGTAGCTTGTAGCATCATCACGATGTTGTACCAACTTTTGTCAAATTCACTTCTAAAAGATATTACAAAAGGAAGcaatgttgttttaatattttaaaataattaaaccttatatatcatattaaaccTTATAGCCCCCtaaaggtaaatatttattgaagtattatataggtttacaatttatttctattcttaTGGAAAATTCACTTCTTAAAATTTACTGGAGGTgagtatattgaaattttttacaaaactcaATTTACAGAAAAGTTGGACTATTTTCAAACAAGTTTTTTCGTAACCACAATGttagattatttattcaaaaatctcACGAGACCTAAAATGAGTATCAATACTTTCAATAAAACCTTCTCCGTCATTGAACACGGCACGTTTcatcaatttgttaaaatctcGATATTTCGTGCTCGTTTTAATCGTCAGTACCTACGTATGACGAAAAACGgttcttcaattttattattctattattctagttgaaaatatttttgatccaCTGTAGTACACctattaataaacttttaatactaacaattaattatcttatatgAACTCTCAATGAAAGATTCAGTTAATATAATGGAAAGAAAGTTTCAGTTTAGGATGAATTCTTTCGCAATTTTAACACTTTGATACAAaatcaacattatttatacatatttcattaaactaGTTAGTTATCCGATAAGTTCGTTAGTTATTACAAGGATACAAACATAGGTAAATAAGTTGTACCCCTTCATATGATTAATTCAATGCTAAAaggattaatataaaatacttacatatatataaagcactTGGTGTGATTCATTATAACGTTGGAATTAATACATGATGCATGCATGACATCGTTGTTAAAGTTTcactcaataatatatatatatatatatatacatatatataacaatttatatgtatctacatttgtttcatttgCACCATGTTAATGTTCACTGGTTCGGAACGTGAAACATATTCGTTTAGATTTAACACTCTCAAATACCAAGTAACAGatgattgtttaaaatacatataaataaaatattttgtccgTATCTGAGACTTTCCCGTGTactcatttatatgaaaatgtacgTGTAACAGAGcggtacaaataaaattaagagttCGTAGGCGCTAGgtgacaaataacaagaataACTGACTtaaactttcatctcgtctgcccgcgatCAGGTTTGCTGTacaggaaccgaaacgtcgggctTATTTGGTTACAAACCAATAAACGATAGTAACCGAAAAACCGagttcatttaaaacataatgttgtataattatgtttaaacatTTGAGAAATGTTGAGGTTAttcttaaattgatatttaaatagaaaatataatatgaaaaattcatcTACAGACAAGGACGGTATCCTGCAACTTCCGGAATATCAAGTTGCTTTAACAATAAATCTAGCGTGCCTTGACTTGGATCGatgaataaaagattttttatataactgtcGTATCTGGAACGCTATAAAATggaattttaatcttaatttagACGCTCGAAATTGATGTTCAaaacgtaatataaatattataataattttatatctgtgaTGAcgtatttacttatttttttctatactacaatgtaaaaaatttaattataatcacagACCCGAGTCAGAACACGATAGCTTAGTTTGTAAAGCAACTGAAATGTGATAATGTGGACATTGCACGTTCGAATCCTGTTcgtgtaaataatgtttaggTCCCATGTTtttgctatttaatttttttttaataaaggctTCGTTCATGTCTACTTAATCTATTTTTACGTAAACAATTtgcaaaaattacatttaaaacttcatTCCTGACTCCGTAAGGCAACATAATTAGAGAactcaaaaaataaacatctataggtactttttaagatttcatacgtttatattatagtaataaaacagTTCTTTTATATCGAGGGTCTGAAGTATAATGGTATTAGTGTTTTGGCCGTCGATAGAACGGGTCTTTTCATTCACAATGGATTCTTACCGGTCATTGTTGATTCATGACCGTTACTTATTGGGCTGTTTAACAAAGACGGAGTTAAATTACCGTTATTATTTAGGGCTGAATTTTGCACTagtaacataattttcaagtttcaaacactatttttataatatttatcggtTATTCTTTATACTTATAGTTGAGAGtgatgaaaaactatttatattatttgaaagctgtaaaattttgtatagctttattttgtaatttatttcaactgaTTTTTTTGCGACAAATTTCAGTAACTTTAAAAGGTAACGTCaagctgtaaaaaaaaagctttgtGTGTAAAATCAAAAAGTTGACGGTGTTTAGTTGTGcgttacaaattataacaagaaaaattaaaacaaataacccTTAAGGAAAGCTAAGAATTTTCTCAaccagaaaatatttaaatatactatacaTGAAAACAACGTTGATgtaaagaaaagttttatataaaaattcacagTACATTTATTCACCTTGAACGTCATTGCTGAGGAAAATTCcaagaaagaaataataatagttaattttctatgtaaaaCATTGTACAAATCaacataatacatacatatatatgaagatatgtttgtatattattattaatccctatattttatgataaaattttgaaatgttttttattcgtaACAAACAAATGTCAGTGTAGTGAGATATGATACTGTTTACATTTGATtgatagataatataaaactacccTCATATAACATCGGTCTATATCCCTTGGCGATTTAACGAATTGTATTTATAGTCTGTCCGCCACGGTCCGCAACATAAAATTGGCAATAACTCTAAAAGCAATATTCAAATACTGcggtataataataatccaaCATAATTCACGTCAAATTTGATTCATCATTgatcatgttttattaatgaggtaataatgatatttatgttttttttttttccaaatcttttttttgaattttacagcttatatttttctttaatgagAAATAGGGATGTTTATGGTCTTCGAAACTATCTTATATGTGTTTTGTAGTTGGCATGGACCAGCCCGAATAGGGGAATACGAATGGCTTTCTGAAAGTCGATCTAACACTGATATTATAATCGCGTTACGTTCGAAAAGCTAGAGGATGTCGTAATTTGTAGAGTCCGCTTTCTTTCCTCCAATTTAAAGTAACTTCTCTCcctttttaaactacatatcATTAGTCTTTTTGGTGGAAAAACACCTTCATCCATCTTCTgtgttttaaaagatataataattaatttccatCAATTTGAACTACTCGTCTGcccgcgatcacggttgctgcaaagtgaccgaaacgtcgggagtatgtagatttaaaataataaaatacgcgtattaatctgaaaaatattagttttatataaacgaatACTTGCAAAAGTCTTAGATTAGTTAGAGTATTCAAATACGAAAATAgactttcatttattataatatagattgttttaaaaagcaaaTCTATATGAATCTATATGAAATCAGAATAACATAGACTTTTTACCCACTTTAAAGGCAGAAGGAAACTATtacaaaaaacaacaaatcttacattttatacatacttCTATCTTccatctttgttttttttttctcttcaaTCAAATGGGGAAAGgaggttatattaaaacacaatcCATTGTTATGGAAAAAATCGGTATCACAGACaatagttgttttaaaatagaacGAGTAATCGCAAAACGTTTTCAAAGCTTGCATATTTTTGCATTTGCTTTTCATCAAATACCACAAATATAAAGTGCTCCGACGTGTTTTGGTGGGtaattacttttcttttaatcACGGttcaattgtatttattaaaaggtcAATATACGACccagataat harbors:
- the LOC133319084 gene encoding uncharacterized protein LOC133319084, whose amino-acid sequence is MLREAFMAGIWSSAGSTLGKLSGTPVVVGDSYFLWAVLLISMVLVNTWGCRCYLRSLDAASNSVAPTVISSASSYILSGIIGVAMFNEVSSFKWWLGTALIIQGLALVARSRK